In Thiofilum sp., the genomic window CTAATAACTGAATGATTAAGCCAGAAAAGGCTAGAATCATATAAGTTCTTTTTTAAGTATGCAGAACCTATTAGTAAAGAGTATAATCCTAAACCAAGCAATTTTTTGTTTTCTTTATCGAAAGAATATAACTTCATAGAGTTCTGTAAAACTAAATCTGTATCTCCTTTAGTTAAGAGAAGATTGTTAAATCTATAACCTGCTAAAGCATTTAAAAAAGGCGTATCTGGCATCCACTCAATTTGGTACTTTAAAGCTTCATTGAATAAGCTATATGATTTATCTATAAAGTTTGCTTCATGTAAAGCATCAGCTAAAGTAGTGCGCTTTCCCATTTGGTGAAATGGATTAAGGCTTTGATCTGAAAGTTTAACAGATTTTTCAGAGTGAGAAATAGACTCATCTATTTTTCCTAGGCATAATAGTAATTCACTTATATTACTATGGTTTATTGCTGCATTTCTCCAGTTTTTTTGACTTTCTCTTATTTTACAGGCTTTGAGCATAGGCTCTAAGGCTTCAGTTAGTCTACCCAGACCACGTAAGTTAAAGCCAGCATTGTTTAATACATACGCCGCTGAGTCATTGTCTAAATAACGTGATACTTCTATCCAAGGGTTTTCAAAAAATTTGGCTACAACTGATAAAG contains:
- a CDS encoding tetratricopeptide repeat protein, coding for MSCTEKNKAVKDLPDTLEEMQTLFRSIEHGCLIGLQQEILDNIVKTRIQRGDTMFLNKRIGAFSDALSVVAKFFENPWIEVSRYLDNDSAAYVLNNAGFNLRGLGRLTEALEPMLKACKIRESQKNWRNAAINHSNISELLLCLGKIDESISHSEKSVKLSDQSLNPFHQMGKRTTLADALHEANFIDKSYSLFNEALKYQIEWMPDTPFLNALAGYRFNNLLLTKGDTDLVLQNSMKLYSFDKENKKLLGLGLYSLLIGSAYLKKNLYDSSLFWLNHSVISLHSAGQKIMLPRGLIARATLHRHTNNFKLAHQDLQEVYDIAEPSGMRLHLTDYHLEMARLLLAENTAYFYQATTDYKRSPQYHINEAERLIKATGYHRRDQELTELKQTILTPYPPSDLLSSPIA